In Acidimicrobiales bacterium, one DNA window encodes the following:
- a CDS encoding pseudouridine-5'-phosphate glycosidase, with protein sequence MSSLLHIHDEVADALRDQQPVVALESTIFSHLGLPSPSNAEALDRCLAAVRQGGAVPSITAVLDGVARVGIEPDEHDRILGPARKVAARDLPVAVAQRWEVGASTVSAALALAARAGIAVFTTGGIGGVHRDAHITGDVSADLDALKSFPVVTVCAGAKAFLDLARTLEHLESLGVPVVGWRSDQFPAFTTRTSGLPVPHRADTPGEIAAMVDATRSIGATHGLLVTVPVPEADAIAPEVLELATAEALADAAEAGVVGAAVTPFVLGRIASATDGASVAANLALAEHNAAVAAEIAGAIAAGERNRR encoded by the coding sequence GTGAGCAGCTTGCTGCACATCCACGACGAGGTCGCCGATGCGCTGAGGGACCAACAGCCGGTCGTCGCGCTCGAATCCACGATCTTCTCCCACCTGGGGCTGCCGTCGCCGTCCAACGCCGAAGCCCTCGATCGCTGCCTGGCGGCGGTGCGCCAGGGTGGTGCGGTGCCGTCGATCACCGCGGTGCTCGACGGGGTGGCGCGGGTGGGCATCGAGCCCGACGAGCACGACCGCATCCTCGGTCCGGCCCGAAAGGTGGCCGCTCGCGATCTGCCCGTCGCCGTGGCGCAGAGATGGGAGGTGGGGGCCAGCACCGTCTCGGCGGCGCTGGCGCTGGCCGCTCGAGCCGGGATCGCGGTGTTCACCACCGGCGGCATCGGCGGCGTGCACCGCGACGCCCACATCACCGGCGACGTCAGCGCCGACCTCGACGCGCTCAAGTCGTTCCCGGTGGTGACGGTCTGCGCGGGGGCCAAGGCGTTCCTCGACCTCGCTCGGACCCTCGAACACCTCGAGAGCCTCGGGGTACCGGTGGTGGGCTGGCGCAGCGACCAGTTCCCGGCGTTCACCACCAGGACCAGCGGACTGCCCGTCCCACATCGCGCCGACACCCCCGGCGAGATCGCGGCCATGGTGGACGCAACCCGTTCCATCGGCGCCACCCACGGGTTGCTGGTCACCGTGCCGGTGCCCGAAGCCGACGCCATCGCCCCCGAGGTGCTGGAGCTGGCCACCGCCGAGGCCCTCGCCGACGCGGCCGAGGCCGGGGTCGTCGGAGCCGCGGTGACCCCGTTCGTGCTCGGACGGATCGCGTCGGCCACCGACGGAGCGTCGGTGGCGGCCAACCTGGCGCTGGCCGAACACAACGCTGCGGTCGCCGCCGAGATCGCCGGCGCGATCGCCGCTGGAGAGCGGAACCGGCGCTAG
- a CDS encoding TetR/AcrR family transcriptional regulator, translating to MSVAADNTSRVGLPKGLASSEWVRRPRQARSEETLNRFLDATAELLAERRFDEISVNDICERAGRTVGSFYARFDDKSCVLRVLVEQVASRLQAEAEAYWTTATFADTPLVEIVERTVDAVLNAYRQAGAVFHAAAIAAPNDEAFRDARLGVWTACAEGFAEVLVDHRDELTHPDPERAGQLAMTAMISMVDIRMIYGPEVRPRCGPDDDLRADLIVLVRSILHPCLPD from the coding sequence GTGTCTGTAGCAGCCGACAACACGAGCCGGGTCGGGCTCCCGAAGGGGCTCGCCAGCTCCGAGTGGGTGCGCCGGCCACGCCAAGCGCGCAGCGAGGAGACCCTCAACCGGTTTCTCGACGCCACCGCCGAGCTGCTCGCCGAGCGGCGCTTCGACGAGATCTCGGTCAACGACATCTGCGAGCGGGCCGGCCGCACCGTCGGATCGTTCTACGCCCGCTTCGACGACAAGTCGTGCGTGCTGCGGGTGCTGGTCGAACAGGTCGCGTCCCGCCTCCAGGCCGAAGCCGAGGCGTACTGGACCACGGCCACCTTCGCCGACACGCCACTGGTCGAGATCGTCGAGCGCACCGTCGACGCGGTGCTCAACGCCTACCGTCAAGCCGGCGCCGTGTTCCACGCGGCTGCGATCGCCGCACCCAACGACGAGGCGTTCCGCGACGCCCGCCTCGGTGTCTGGACCGCCTGCGCCGAGGGGTTCGCCGAGGTGCTGGTCGACCACCGCGACGAGCTGACCCACCCCGATCCCGAGCGGGCCGGTCAGCTCGCCATGACGGCGATGATCTCGATGGTCGACATCCGCATGATCTATGGGCCCGAGGTGCGTCCACGGTGCGGCCCCGACGACGACCTGCGTGCCGATCTCATCGTCCTGGTTCGATCGATCCTGCACCCCTGTCTGCCGGACTAG
- a CDS encoding ATP-binding protein → MPRSSKSSSPSSERSGGQMDPDALSDSHFQARMRLVIDRLSRLAEADPPGSFRLDLAAVDQALEKVEGEIDAALDDGASTRLGAIQRSFDLTHAELDVLLFAVAAELDTDVRELCARAQPGLTTPTATVGLALELVGLPVDQAGLVEVLSERSALVRHHLVSIEQPELPVALRPLRVPDRMVRALQGVAGVDPLLRSLETPLVAVPAPGTDQIAEVLSAGVRIVYIRERPAVSGHAYAAAALDQLGITAVGFDLRRAGPDHHPYGLAAAIAREGGLHDAAVVVGPIETITNRDVEALVPLLDNPWPVILVGSSAWEPSWSRIVPFTVDAQRPEPAALIELWERTLAARGVELGEGVDEVVAVLRLTPEQTVRAAVAAHLAAAADAAPVDGTHVRLGARTQAAGRLEQLAERIAPRSSFDDLVLPQNQLEQVAQVVERGRHRDRVLDEWKMRGLGSRGRGITALFAGDSGTGKTLSAEAIAGELGVDLYVIDLSTVVDKYVGETEKNLSRVFDEAEGINGILFFDEADALFGKRSETSGAHDRYANVEVAYLLQRMEHFDGIAILATNLRSNIDEAFTRRLDIIVHFTIPDVDHRLTLWRRHLPETLPQDEDLDVDFLATRFELSGGVIRNVTLTAAFRAAQRGDRVTMADLVKALSAEYSKMGRLFDTSMLGPHAGLLDPGN, encoded by the coding sequence GTGCCGCGGTCCTCCAAGAGCTCGAGCCCCTCGTCGGAGCGCTCCGGTGGTCAGATGGATCCCGACGCGTTGTCCGACTCCCACTTCCAGGCTCGCATGCGGCTCGTGATCGACCGCTTGTCGAGGCTGGCCGAGGCCGACCCACCGGGATCGTTCCGACTCGATCTCGCCGCCGTCGACCAGGCGCTGGAGAAGGTGGAGGGCGAGATCGACGCCGCGCTCGACGACGGGGCGTCGACCCGCCTGGGTGCCATCCAGAGGTCGTTCGATCTCACCCATGCCGAGCTCGACGTGTTGCTGTTCGCGGTCGCCGCCGAGCTCGACACCGATGTACGGGAGCTGTGCGCACGGGCCCAGCCGGGTCTCACGACACCCACCGCCACGGTGGGGCTCGCCCTGGAGCTGGTCGGGCTCCCCGTCGACCAAGCAGGTCTGGTCGAGGTCCTGTCGGAGCGGTCGGCGCTGGTCCGGCACCACCTGGTGTCGATCGAACAGCCCGAGCTTCCCGTCGCGTTGCGCCCGCTGCGGGTCCCCGACCGGATGGTGCGGGCGTTGCAGGGGGTGGCCGGGGTCGACCCGCTCCTCCGCAGCCTCGAGACGCCCTTGGTGGCGGTGCCGGCGCCGGGCACCGATCAGATCGCCGAGGTGCTCAGTGCTGGGGTCCGCATCGTCTACATCCGTGAGCGGCCTGCGGTCTCGGGTCATGCCTACGCCGCGGCCGCGCTCGATCAGCTCGGCATCACCGCGGTGGGGTTCGACCTGCGCCGCGCGGGTCCCGACCACCACCCCTACGGGCTCGCTGCGGCGATCGCCCGGGAAGGCGGATTGCACGACGCGGCAGTCGTCGTCGGCCCCATCGAGACCATCACCAACCGAGACGTCGAGGCGCTGGTTCCGCTGCTCGACAACCCGTGGCCGGTGATCCTGGTCGGCTCGTCGGCCTGGGAGCCGTCGTGGAGCCGCATCGTTCCCTTCACCGTCGATGCCCAACGCCCGGAACCGGCAGCGCTGATCGAGCTGTGGGAGCGTACCCTGGCGGCCCGCGGCGTGGAGCTGGGCGAGGGCGTCGACGAGGTGGTCGCCGTGCTGCGACTCACTCCTGAACAGACCGTGCGGGCGGCGGTGGCTGCGCACCTGGCTGCGGCGGCCGACGCCGCGCCGGTCGACGGCACCCACGTCCGTCTCGGGGCCAGGACCCAGGCGGCCGGTCGTCTCGAACAGCTTGCCGAGCGGATCGCGCCGCGGAGCAGCTTTGACGACCTGGTGTTGCCGCAGAACCAGCTCGAGCAGGTCGCCCAGGTGGTCGAGCGAGGTCGTCACCGCGACCGGGTGCTCGATGAGTGGAAGATGCGCGGTCTCGGGTCGCGGGGCCGTGGCATCACCGCGCTGTTCGCCGGCGACTCGGGCACGGGAAAGACGCTGTCGGCCGAGGCGATCGCGGGCGAGCTGGGGGTCGACCTCTATGTCATCGACCTCTCCACCGTGGTCGACAAGTACGTCGGGGAGACCGAGAAGAACCTCAGCCGGGTGTTCGACGAGGCCGAGGGGATCAACGGCATCTTGTTCTTCGACGAAGCCGATGCGCTGTTCGGCAAGCGCTCCGAGACCAGCGGCGCCCATGACCGCTACGCCAACGTCGAGGTCGCCTATCTGCTCCAGCGCATGGAGCACTTCGACGGCATCGCCATCTTGGCGACCAACCTGCGGTCCAACATCGACGAGGCCTTCACCCGTCGCCTCGACATCATCGTGCACTTCACCATCCCCGACGTCGATCACCGCCTCACCCTGTGGCGGCGACACCTCCCCGAGACGCTTCCTCAGGACGAGGACCTCGACGTCGACTTCCTCGCCACCCGCTTCGAGCTGTCGGGTGGGGTCATCCGCAACGTCACCCTCACCGCGGCCTTCCGGGCGGCCCAGCGCGGCGACCGGGTGACCATGGCCGACCTGGTCAAGGCCTTGAGCGCCGAGTACTCGAAGATGGGCCGGCTGTTCGACACGTCGATGCTCGGGCCCCACGCCGGATTGCTCGACCCTGGTAACTGA